A genomic stretch from bacterium includes:
- a CDS encoding LysM peptidoglycan-binding domain-containing protein, whose product MRIGIGTLRERTIAGVAASILLLLAVPARAESLRGTTRSLDRQNVQARNHDFTFLSTKNQVQRFVTNGWLVPVHSNHVYRLKGVSFPYSRPEVKLFVERLGQQYSAACGEEMVVTSLTRPRNYQPRNASPRSVHPTGMALDLRRPNNRGCRAWLERVLLSLEAQGVLEATYERRPPHYHVAVFPEPYRKYLESLVSGRPVRTYLVDRGDSLWRIASRHDTTVAAVKSQNGLKSNKIYPGQLLEVPVSK is encoded by the coding sequence ATGAGGATAGGGATCGGTACACTGCGGGAACGGACGATCGCGGGTGTGGCTGCGTCGATCCTCCTGCTGCTGGCGGTGCCGGCCCGGGCCGAAAGCCTTCGCGGCACCACCCGTTCTCTCGACCGGCAGAACGTCCAAGCGAGAAACCACGACTTCACGTTTCTGAGCACCAAGAATCAGGTGCAGCGGTTCGTCACGAACGGCTGGCTCGTGCCCGTCCATTCCAATCACGTCTACCGTCTCAAGGGCGTTTCCTTCCCCTACTCGCGCCCCGAGGTCAAGCTGTTCGTCGAGCGCCTGGGCCAGCAGTATTCGGCCGCCTGCGGTGAGGAGATGGTGGTCACCAGCTTGACCCGCCCCCGTAACTACCAGCCTCGCAACGCGTCGCCGCGCTCAGTCCACCCCACCGGCATGGCGCTCGATCTGCGTCGCCCCAACAACAGGGGCTGCCGGGCATGGCTGGAGCGAGTCTTGCTGTCGCTCGAGGCGCAGGGAGTGCTCGAAGCAACCTACGAGCGCAGGCCGCCTCACTACCACGTGGCCGTCTTCCCCGAGCCGTACAGAAAGTACCTGGAGAGCCTCGTGTCGGGCCGGCCGGTCCGAACCTATCTCGTTGATCGTGGCGACAGTCTCTGGCGGATCGCCAGCCGACACGACACCACGGTAGCCGCGGTCAAGAGCCAGAACGGCCTCAAGTCGAACAAGATCTATCCCGGCCAGCTCCTCGAAGTTCCCGTCTCGAAGTAG
- a CDS encoding alkaline phosphatase family protein: MLRTRNLKQLVAACFAVIAVGCATAPTPSTPEAKVAPEDRLPDNPPAFILVSLDGFRWDFLQRGVTPALSRLAAEGVHAERLIPSFPTKTFPNHYTIVTGLRPAEHGLVANNVFDPGSRERFGLSNRKAVGDGKWYGGEPIWVTAERQGLRTAPLFWPGSEAEILGVRPSYYLTYDGDMSPEDRVDLILEWLDLPPPERPAFLTLYFSNVDDGAHRYGPQPSKQLARALSIVDRAVGRLVEGLERRGLESSVNLMIVSDHGMAATSGSRIIFLDDYVDPETAGVVDWSPILGLWPSDEDVEEVFRALAGAHPHLAVYGRDEIPDRFEFSGHERIPRIVGIADAGWSVTTRDHLAQCPRCFDGGSHGYDQWRESMGALLIAKGPSFRSRAKIGPIENYHLYNVMCAALGLEPADNSGDPARAAELLDRD; this comes from the coding sequence GTGCTTCGAACCCGAAACCTCAAGCAACTGGTGGCCGCCTGCTTCGCCGTCATCGCGGTCGGCTGCGCCACGGCGCCCACTCCGAGCACTCCCGAGGCCAAGGTCGCCCCGGAAGATCGGCTGCCTGACAACCCGCCGGCCTTTATCCTGGTCAGCCTGGACGGGTTTCGCTGGGACTTTCTCCAACGTGGAGTCACCCCGGCGCTCTCGCGGCTCGCCGCCGAGGGGGTCCACGCCGAGCGCTTGATCCCGTCCTTCCCCACCAAGACCTTTCCGAACCACTACACGATCGTTACCGGGCTGCGGCCCGCCGAGCACGGTCTCGTGGCCAACAATGTCTTCGATCCAGGCAGCCGTGAGCGCTTCGGCCTCTCCAACCGCAAGGCGGTGGGCGACGGCAAGTGGTACGGAGGCGAGCCAATCTGGGTCACGGCCGAGCGCCAGGGCCTCCGCACCGCGCCGCTGTTCTGGCCCGGCAGCGAGGCCGAGATTCTCGGGGTCCGTCCTTCGTACTATCTGACCTACGACGGCGATATGAGTCCGGAGGACCGGGTGGACCTGATTCTCGAATGGCTCGATTTACCGCCTCCGGAGCGGCCCGCCTTCTTGACGCTCTACTTCTCGAACGTCGACGACGGTGCCCATCGCTACGGACCGCAGCCTTCCAAACAGCTGGCAAGGGCACTGAGCATTGTCGACCGGGCCGTGGGACGACTGGTCGAGGGCCTCGAGCGGCGCGGCTTGGAATCGAGCGTCAATCTCATGATCGTCTCGGACCACGGCATGGCGGCGACCTCCGGCAGCCGGATCATTTTTCTCGACGACTATGTCGATCCAGAGACGGCCGGGGTCGTCGACTGGAGTCCGATCCTCGGCCTGTGGCCATCGGACGAAGACGTCGAGGAGGTCTTCAGAGCGCTCGCCGGGGCTCATCCACATCTCGCCGTCTACGGTCGCGATGAGATCCCCGACCGGTTCGAGTTCTCCGGCCACGAGCGCATTCCGAGAATCGTGGGCATTGCCGACGCCGGCTGGAGCGTCACTACCAGGGACCATCTCGCCCAATGCCCTCGTTGCTTTGACGGAGGCTCCCATGGCTACGACCAATGGCGCGAGTCGATGGGAGCCCTGTTGATCGCCAAGGGGCCGTCCTTCCGCAGCCGAGCGAAGATCGGCCCGATCGAGAACTACCACCTCTACAACGTCATGTGCGCGGCCCTCGGGCTGGAGCCGGCCGACAACAGCGGCGACCCCGCCCGCGCCGCGGAGCTCCTGGACCGGGATTGA
- the serC gene encoding 3-phosphoserine/phosphohydroxythreonine transaminase: MSTRVHNFGAGPAALPLAVINRIHSELHDFAGTGRSILELSHRSPEYNRVHEGARSRLLRLLDAEADFDVLFMGGGARTQFSLVPMNLLEPGQQGDYLVTGRWSELALAAGEQAGAARSLWSGKDEGYRAVPRRVEYKVGDDAAYLHYTSNNTIYGTQYPAAPEADGVPLVADVSSDFLSRPFELAGHALVYAGAQKNLGPAGVTVVVIRRDVLERTRTDLADMFSYRAVAAKRSLLNTPPVFAIYAMGLVLEDLEARGGLVAADRRNREKAEILYQALERSDGFYVGHAEAESRSCMNVTFRIAGDDLEPRFLEEAERRGLVGLKGHRSVGGIRASIYNGVELASVQELAGLLDEFRSAAGS; encoded by the coding sequence ATGTCGACTCGGGTCCACAACTTCGGCGCCGGCCCGGCAGCTCTGCCGCTGGCAGTCATCAACCGGATACACAGCGAGCTTCACGACTTCGCCGGCACCGGTCGGTCGATCCTCGAGCTCAGCCACCGGAGCCCCGAATACAACCGTGTGCATGAAGGGGCGAGATCGCGCCTCCTGCGGCTGCTCGACGCGGAGGCTGATTTCGACGTCCTTTTCATGGGCGGCGGAGCGCGAACTCAGTTCAGTCTCGTACCGATGAATCTGCTCGAGCCGGGGCAGCAGGGGGACTACCTGGTTACCGGGCGCTGGAGCGAGCTCGCGTTAGCTGCCGGCGAGCAAGCGGGAGCTGCTCGCTCGCTATGGAGCGGCAAGGATGAGGGCTATCGTGCGGTGCCCCGGCGGGTCGAATACAAAGTCGGCGACGACGCGGCCTATCTTCACTACACGAGCAACAACACGATCTACGGCACTCAATACCCGGCCGCTCCCGAGGCCGACGGTGTTCCGCTGGTCGCGGATGTGTCGTCCGACTTCCTGAGCCGGCCGTTCGAGCTCGCCGGGCACGCTCTGGTGTACGCGGGCGCTCAGAAGAACCTGGGGCCGGCCGGAGTCACTGTGGTGGTCATCCGGCGCGATGTCCTCGAGCGAACGCGCACGGATCTCGCGGACATGTTCAGTTACCGAGCGGTTGCCGCCAAGCGCTCTCTCTTGAATACGCCGCCGGTGTTTGCGATCTACGCCATGGGCTTGGTTCTGGAGGATCTGGAGGCCCGGGGTGGCCTCGTAGCCGCGGACCGGCGAAACCGAGAGAAGGCGGAGATTCTCTACCAAGCTCTCGAGCGCTCGGACGGCTTCTATGTCGGACACGCAGAAGCCGAGAGCCGGTCGTGCATGAACGTGACTTTCCGGATCGCCGGCGATGACCTCGAGCCGAGGTTCCTCGAAGAGGCCGAGAGGCGCGGCCTGGTGGGGCTCAAGGGGCACCGGTCGGTGGGCGGCATCCGAGCCTCGATCTACAACGGCGTCGAGCTGGCTTCGGTCCAGGAACTCGCGGGCCTTCTGGACGAATTCCGCTCCGCGGCCGGCTCCTAG
- a CDS encoding M23 family metallopeptidase: MSSLDSRRPSRSPRRFVGLLLVVAALALGLALLRAGTAPVVELESAQPGIGRKSEVTVHLEASGRGLGQVLVELVQGERRTELAQRSYRARAPWAFWGARDTADSITVEVGRDALGEALQEGSAVVRVEARPPPAWLRKGEVAVEEREFTVLLRPPALGVFSSQHYPAQGGCELVVYSVGETSIRDGVAVADGWFPGFPLPGAPAGQRFALFAVPFDLDSTESIRLIAEDAVGNRAAVAFVDRLQQRAYDRDQIKLSTGFMSKVVPEILANSPSVREASDLLSTYLSINRDLRARNTQELSDLAARSRPEFLWSESFSGLPNAQVMSSFADRRTYSFEGKAVDQQDHLGFDLASVKRAPVPAANRGVVVLARYFGIYGNSVVVDHGYGLMSLYGHLSTLEVEPGQQVEKGQSLGRTGETGLAGGDHLHFTMLLQGKAVNPVEWWDEAWIRNRLKAKLGPAFAGAGSP, from the coding sequence ATGAGCAGCCTGGACTCCAGACGGCCCTCGCGATCGCCAAGGCGATTCGTCGGTCTGCTTCTTGTCGTCGCGGCGTTGGCTCTCGGGCTTGCTCTCCTGCGCGCGGGAACGGCGCCGGTGGTCGAGCTCGAGTCCGCACAGCCGGGAATCGGCCGGAAGTCCGAAGTGACGGTGCACCTCGAAGCCTCCGGACGAGGTCTGGGACAGGTACTGGTCGAGCTGGTTCAAGGGGAGCGCCGTACGGAGTTGGCCCAGCGCAGCTATCGAGCGCGGGCGCCCTGGGCGTTCTGGGGGGCGCGCGATACGGCCGACAGCATTACTGTAGAGGTGGGCCGCGACGCCCTTGGCGAAGCGCTGCAGGAAGGCTCGGCGGTCGTCCGAGTCGAGGCACGGCCGCCACCGGCCTGGCTGCGCAAGGGGGAAGTGGCAGTCGAAGAGCGGGAGTTCACGGTCCTGCTGCGTCCGCCGGCGCTGGGTGTCTTTTCGAGCCAGCACTATCCCGCCCAGGGGGGCTGCGAGCTGGTCGTCTACAGCGTGGGTGAGACCTCGATTCGTGACGGCGTCGCGGTTGCCGACGGATGGTTTCCCGGGTTCCCACTGCCGGGAGCTCCCGCCGGACAGCGGTTTGCTCTTTTCGCCGTGCCCTTCGACCTCGACTCGACGGAATCGATCCGCCTGATTGCCGAGGATGCGGTCGGCAATCGGGCGGCGGTGGCCTTTGTGGATCGACTGCAACAGCGCGCCTACGATCGGGATCAGATCAAGCTCTCGACCGGCTTCATGTCCAAGGTCGTGCCCGAAATCCTCGCCAACTCGCCGTCGGTACGGGAGGCGAGTGACCTGCTGAGCACCTATTTGAGCATCAATCGCGACCTGCGAGCCCGCAACACGCAGGAGCTGTCCGACCTGGCTGCTCGGAGCAGGCCCGAGTTTCTCTGGAGCGAGTCCTTCTCGGGGCTGCCGAACGCCCAGGTGATGTCCTCCTTTGCCGATCGGCGCACCTATTCCTTCGAGGGAAAAGCGGTGGATCAGCAGGACCACCTGGGATTTGACCTGGCCTCGGTGAAGAGAGCTCCGGTTCCGGCCGCCAACCGGGGCGTGGTGGTGCTGGCTCGCTACTTCGGGATCTACGGCAACTCCGTGGTCGTCGATCACGGCTACGGCCTGATGAGCCTCTATGGACACCTCTCGACCCTCGAAGTCGAGCCCGGCCAGCAGGTCGAGAAGGGACAGTCCTTGGGCAGGACCGGCGAGACCGGGCTGGCCGGTGGCGACCATCTTCACTTTACGATGCTGCTCCAAGGCAAGGCCGTGAACCCGGTCGAGTGGTGGGACGAGGCCTGGATTCGGAATCGCCTGAAAGCCAAGCTGGGGCCGGCGTTCGCTGGAGCCGGGAGTCCCTGA
- a CDS encoding VWA domain-containing protein, which yields MSRAGVQKTRWRCLRLLSLLGLLSVPLAAERIEIEIPVGTTEGGQAISAEDVTVEVAGRAAEVLSIRDGRPSSRVVIYVDDLLSPPLSVHNGLLELAEQASSLVGLGTVEVVSAGEEVRRSVPPTRAPEQLAEALAWLRLRTKSEGGQLVVRERFVEEARLADLVGNEHLAISATGGQRLAEIASLVREALAEEAELLGRHRNQLLAWAAEQASSEPKMLLLVGGGFDLDLEQFYREILRPFELAELVDDQVTPEIAPTINDLARTLSAVGWTIWSYSPEAAQDALLEGGEEKGPAEVTTTYEGGRRVDRTVITPRFDALEGLRRLLGGSGKSVPEAALLEPHEGLRELTRETGGSVLVDRAQLESAFDVLSRRLVVTAELPVEIADLVAAQAAVRPSSGDADRALGRRWVSPGMPELLSVVRAQQLLDGDSAEGGLFVEAIAEEAADSGSLRLEVITARNVEESEGLPFERLQVTTVAFEADGRLSSERRELRGAQISDGAFSVDLGSTVSPDSPVVVIVEDLQSGQWGGAYASLVAASGFDVLGSLGGLLPAPRAVHLLAPREPLAIGKVRIETVLSDRVSKVEFYLDGQLETVRKSLPFSVPVTLGKYPDRHSVEAVAYDSGGLEIGRDRLILNAGTGTFRVRIVSPEDPGEPGSLLTGPVVVRAAVEMPRGSEINRVQFYWNNELFATRFAPPFVQRFPIPADGPSGFFRVEALLADGSRTEDVLFINSPGGSERVRVELVELFTVVTDRQGHPVTSLPAEAFRVFEDGVEQEVATFSEAGDLPLTVGLAIDSSASMFVKLPDVQKAAAKFVNELQSTEDRAFVVRFGGGPQLVRDTTMDLSGVEKALYTLEPDGRTEIWKGIVYSLVQLQSVPGKKALIVFSDGADEDPDFSYRTCLRFARRVGVPVYVIVSNDEIYRTEGKGLTIRGFMNRLQELVRSVGGRVFVTRVGGDLSAIYGKIDEELRSQYLLGYYARDAGGERFRELNVDVDGTGLRARTIAGYYR from the coding sequence ATGTCGCGTGCGGGAGTCCAGAAAACTCGGTGGAGGTGTCTCCGGCTCCTGTCGTTGCTGGGTCTGCTCTCGGTTCCGCTTGCCGCGGAGCGGATAGAAATCGAGATCCCGGTGGGCACGACCGAGGGAGGGCAGGCCATTTCGGCGGAGGACGTGACCGTCGAGGTAGCGGGTCGTGCGGCCGAGGTGCTGTCGATTCGCGACGGCCGGCCGTCATCTCGGGTGGTCATCTACGTCGATGATCTTCTGTCGCCCCCTCTCTCGGTTCACAATGGTCTTCTCGAGCTGGCCGAGCAGGCGTCGAGTCTGGTGGGCCTCGGCACGGTCGAGGTGGTCTCCGCGGGCGAAGAGGTCAGACGATCGGTCCCGCCGACCCGTGCGCCCGAGCAGCTCGCCGAGGCGCTGGCCTGGCTGCGGTTGCGGACCAAGAGCGAGGGCGGGCAGCTGGTCGTTCGGGAGCGCTTCGTCGAAGAAGCACGCCTGGCCGATCTGGTCGGCAACGAGCATCTGGCGATCTCGGCGACCGGCGGGCAGCGGCTGGCCGAGATCGCGTCGCTGGTTCGTGAGGCGTTGGCCGAAGAGGCCGAGCTGCTGGGTCGTCACCGCAACCAGCTTCTGGCCTGGGCCGCGGAACAGGCCTCGAGCGAGCCCAAGATGCTCTTACTCGTGGGAGGGGGGTTCGATCTCGATCTCGAGCAGTTCTACCGCGAGATCTTGAGGCCGTTCGAGCTCGCGGAGCTGGTGGACGATCAGGTGACTCCGGAAATCGCGCCGACGATAAACGACTTGGCCAGAACTCTCTCGGCAGTCGGTTGGACCATCTGGTCCTATAGCCCCGAGGCCGCGCAAGATGCGCTGCTCGAAGGCGGCGAGGAGAAGGGGCCGGCCGAAGTGACGACCACGTACGAAGGTGGCCGAAGAGTCGATCGCACGGTGATCACGCCGCGTTTTGACGCCTTAGAGGGCCTTAGAAGGCTGTTGGGCGGTAGCGGCAAGTCGGTCCCGGAAGCGGCGCTGCTGGAGCCCCACGAAGGCCTTCGGGAGCTGACCAGAGAGACGGGTGGCAGCGTGCTGGTGGACCGTGCTCAACTCGAGAGCGCATTCGATGTCCTCAGCCGGCGTCTGGTGGTGACGGCCGAGTTGCCGGTCGAGATTGCGGATCTGGTAGCCGCACAGGCAGCGGTGAGGCCGAGCTCAGGCGACGCCGACCGAGCCCTCGGCCGCCGGTGGGTGAGTCCGGGCATGCCGGAGCTGCTCAGCGTGGTGCGGGCCCAACAGTTGCTGGACGGCGATTCGGCGGAGGGTGGCCTGTTCGTCGAGGCCATTGCGGAGGAAGCTGCGGATAGCGGCTCGCTCCGGCTCGAGGTCATCACGGCTCGCAACGTGGAGGAGTCCGAAGGCTTGCCCTTCGAGAGACTTCAGGTGACGACGGTAGCGTTTGAAGCCGACGGCCGGTTGTCGAGCGAGAGGCGCGAGCTGAGGGGCGCGCAGATCTCGGACGGCGCGTTCTCGGTGGATCTCGGGTCCACGGTATCGCCGGACTCTCCGGTGGTCGTGATCGTCGAAGATCTGCAAAGCGGGCAGTGGGGCGGGGCCTACGCTTCATTGGTGGCGGCGAGCGGCTTCGACGTCCTCGGATCGCTCGGTGGGCTTCTCCCAGCGCCGCGAGCGGTCCACCTTCTGGCGCCTCGCGAACCCCTCGCTATCGGTAAGGTCCGGATCGAGACCGTGCTCTCGGACCGGGTCAGTAAGGTCGAGTTCTACCTCGATGGCCAGCTCGAGACGGTTCGCAAGTCGCTACCTTTCTCGGTGCCGGTGACCCTCGGAAAGTATCCGGATCGACACAGTGTCGAAGCGGTGGCCTACGATTCGGGTGGGCTCGAGATCGGACGCGATCGGCTGATTCTGAATGCCGGTACTGGGACCTTCAGGGTGCGTATTGTAAGTCCGGAGGACCCCGGCGAGCCGGGGTCGCTGCTGACCGGACCGGTGGTCGTCCGCGCGGCGGTCGAGATGCCCCGGGGCTCCGAGATCAATCGGGTCCAGTTCTACTGGAACAACGAGCTCTTCGCCACCAGGTTCGCGCCGCCGTTCGTGCAGCGCTTCCCGATTCCGGCCGACGGACCTTCGGGGTTCTTCCGCGTCGAAGCCCTACTAGCGGACGGTTCGCGGACCGAGGATGTTCTGTTCATCAACAGTCCGGGCGGCAGCGAGCGAGTACGAGTCGAGCTGGTGGAGCTCTTCACCGTGGTCACCGACCGGCAGGGCCACCCCGTGACGAGTCTGCCTGCAGAGGCGTTTCGAGTCTTCGAGGACGGGGTCGAGCAGGAGGTGGCGACCTTCAGTGAGGCCGGCGACCTGCCGCTGACCGTGGGCTTGGCGATCGACTCCTCCGCGTCGATGTTCGTGAAGCTGCCGGACGTGCAAAAGGCCGCGGCGAAGTTCGTCAACGAGCTCCAATCCACCGAGGACCGCGCCTTCGTGGTTCGGTTCGGCGGCGGGCCCCAGCTGGTACGCGACACGACCATGGATCTGTCCGGTGTCGAGAAGGCGCTGTACACGCTCGAGCCCGATGGGCGGACCGAGATTTGGAAGGGCATCGTCTACTCTCTGGTCCAACTGCAGTCCGTGCCGGGCAAGAAGGCTCTGATCGTCTTTTCCGACGGGGCCGACGAAGATCCCGATTTCTCGTATCGGACCTGCCTACGTTTCGCCCGGCGGGTTGGCGTGCCGGTCTACGTGATCGTCTCGAATGACGAGATCTACCGAACCGAGGGCAAGGGCCTGACGATCCGGGGTTTCATGAATCGGCTCCAAGAGCTGGTGAGGTCGGTCGGAGGGCGGGTCTTCGTGACCCGTGTGGGCGGAGACCTGAGTGCGATCTACGGCAAGATCGACGAGGAGCTGCGCAGCCAGTACTTGCTGGGTTACTACGCCCGAGATGCCGGCGGAGAGCGTTTTCGAGAGCTCAACGTCGACGTGGACGGAACGGGGCTCAGGGCCCGGACGATCGCCGGCTACTACCGATAG
- a CDS encoding DUF937 domain-containing protein, which produces MDSIFDLITSQLGSSQLGQIQNQLGLDEGAAKKAVPAAVGTLLGALAKNSQSSSGAEALLGALARDHDGSALDNLGGLLGSSQTISDGNGILKHVLGGKRGAVENGLGQSLGINQGQVGQLLAMLAPVIMGALGKARSQQGFDAGSLARTLGQERGQLQQKLPAGLGGLGGLLDADGDGQIMDDVAKKVGGSLLKKLFGGRR; this is translated from the coding sequence ATGGACTCAATCTTCGACCTGATCACGTCTCAACTCGGTTCCAGCCAGTTGGGACAGATCCAAAACCAACTCGGCCTGGACGAAGGCGCGGCCAAGAAGGCCGTGCCCGCGGCGGTCGGAACGCTGCTGGGAGCGCTGGCCAAGAACTCTCAGAGCAGCTCCGGCGCGGAAGCGCTTCTCGGCGCTCTCGCCCGAGATCACGACGGCAGCGCCCTCGACAACCTCGGAGGACTGCTCGGCAGCTCTCAGACCATTTCGGACGGCAACGGCATTCTCAAGCACGTCCTGGGCGGCAAGCGCGGCGCGGTCGAGAACGGCCTCGGGCAGTCGCTCGGCATCAATCAGGGCCAGGTGGGACAGCTTCTCGCCATGCTCGCTCCGGTCATCATGGGCGCGCTGGGCAAAGCCCGCAGCCAGCAGGGCTTCGACGCCGGATCACTGGCTCGGACTCTCGGGCAGGAACGCGGCCAACTACAACAGAAGCTACCTGCAGGCCTGGGCGGACTGGGTGGTCTCCTCGATGCGGACGGAGACGGTCAAATCATGGACGACGTCGCCAAGAAAGTGGGTGGCAGCCTTCTCAAGAAACTCTTCGGTGGACGGCGCTAG